The genomic region CACATGGCTCTGACCATCGGCGTCGACGTCGGCGGTACCAAGATCGCGGCCGGCGTGGTCGACGAGACCGGCGAGATCCTGGCCCGGACCCGGGTACCCACCCCGGCCGACCCGCAGTGGGCGGTCGACGCCATCGCCAATGCCGTGCGCGAGCTCAGGGAGCAGTACCGCGAGGTCACCGCCGTGGGCGTCGGCGCGCCCGGCTTCGTGGACCGCGACCGCTCCACGGTGATCTTCGCCCCCAACATCGCCTGGGAGAACGAGCCGCTGCGCACCCGGATCGAGGAGCTCACCGGCCTCGACACGGTGGTGGAGAACGACGCCAACAGCGCCGCCTGGGCCGAGTTCCGGTTCGGCGCGGCGGCCGAGCACTCGGACATGGTGCTGATCACCGTCGGCACCGGCATCGGCGGCGGCATCGTGCTGGACGGGCGGCTGCACCGCGGCCGGTTCGGCGTGGCCGGCGAGATCGGCCACCTCAACATGGTCCCGGACGGTCTGCTCTGCGGCTGCGGCGGCAGGGGCTGCTGGGAGCAGTACGCCTCGGGCCGGGCGCTGCGCCGCTACGGCCGGGAGAAGGCGGCGGCCGACCCGGTGGCCGGCAAGCGGATGCTGGAGCTGAACGACGGGGTGGCCGAGACCATCCGCGGCATCCACATCACCGAAGCCGCCGAGGACGGCGACCCGCTGGCGCTGGACTGCTACGAGGAGGTCGCCGACTGGCTGGGTCGCGGCATGGCCGACCTGGCCGCGCTCTTCGACCCGGGCGTCTTCGTGCTCGGCGGCGGGGTCTCCGACTCCGGCCGGCTGCTGCTCGACCCGGTGGCCAAGGCCTTCGAGAAGTACCTGACCGGCGGGGTGCACCGGCCGCGCGCCGA from Kitasatospora azatica KCTC 9699 harbors:
- a CDS encoding ROK family glucokinase → MALTIGVDVGGTKIAAGVVDETGEILARTRVPTPADPQWAVDAIANAVRELREQYREVTAVGVGAPGFVDRDRSTVIFAPNIAWENEPLRTRIEELTGLDTVVENDANSAAWAEFRFGAAAEHSDMVLITVGTGIGGGIVLDGRLHRGRFGVAGEIGHLNMVPDGLLCGCGGRGCWEQYASGRALRRYGREKAAADPVAGKRMLELNDGVAETIRGIHITEAAEDGDPLALDCYEEVADWLGRGMADLAALFDPGVFVLGGGVSDSGRLLLDPVAKAFEKYLTGGVHRPRAEVVLASMGSAAGIVGAGDLARTR